One segment of Triticum aestivum cultivar Chinese Spring chromosome 2A, IWGSC CS RefSeq v2.1, whole genome shotgun sequence DNA contains the following:
- the LOC123184203 gene encoding desmethyl-deoxy-podophyllotoxin synthase, which produces MDHQLSYGLGLIAVGAILSYLVLSHAVGAKDTRAKLPPGPWNLPVVGSLHHLVGTLPHHALLRLSRRYGQLMLLRLGEVPTVIVSTPEAAMEVLKTKDLVFASRPSGPTRELVSCGGKGLVLTPYGEHWRQMRKVCMVEVLSTRQVRRMDSIKQDEIADLVNSIVAASPAAVINLGQGMAKLANNIIAKAVFGGKCQQQGTYLDELDKMLVLVGGFCLVDLFPSSRLVRWFSGAMRDLRRSHGRVQKLLGDIIVERKNMKENASASAGTKDNEDLLDVLLRLQNEDTLSFPLTSEIIGTVIFDIFAAATDTTAATLEWAMAELIRNPKVMARAKLEVRQSLAQGQPTVTSTDLGNLQYLRMVIKETLRLHPPVPLIRRATQDKCQVMGYHIPKGIHVMINVFAVGRDPSHWGEDAAEFRPERFERNDAIHVDYSSGTQMEFVPFGFGRRQCPGALFATTTIELVLANLLYRFDWSIPGGASSETLDMNEVFGLIVHCRSNLCVQAATCHPQLH; this is translated from the exons ATGGATCATCAACTCTCCTACGGACTTGGCTTGATCGCAGTGGGAGCGATTCTATCCTACTTGGTTCTCTCCCATGCTGTTGGCGCTAAGGACACTAGAGCCAAGCTTCCTCCAGGTCCATGGAACCTTCCCgtcgttgggagcctccatcaCCTCGTCGGCACGCTGCCGCACCACGCGCTGCTCCGCCTATCGCGCCGGTACGGCCAGCTGATGCTGCTCAGGCTCGGAGAGGTGCCCACCGTCATCGTCTCCACGCCCGAGGCGGCCATGGAGGTGCTGAAGACGAAGGACCTCGTCTTTGCCAGCCGTCCGAGCGGCCCCACACGTGAGCTCGTAAGCTGCGGCGGCAAAGGACTCGTCCTTACACCCTATGGCGAGCACTGGCGGCAGATGCGCAAGGTCTGCATGGTCGAGGTGCTCAGCACGAGGCAGGTTCGGCGAATGGACTCCATCAAGCAAGACGAGATCGCTGACCTCGTCAATTCCATTGTGGCTGCCTCGCCGGCCGCCGTCATCAACCTCGGCCAGGGGATGGCCAAGCTTGCCAACAATATCATCGCCAAGGCGGTGTTCGGTGGCAAGTGCCAGCAGCAAGGAACGTACCTCGATGAGCTCGACAAGATGTTGGTGCTTGTGGGAGGGTTCTGCCTAGTGGACCTTTTCCCATCATCGCGGTTGGTACGGTGGTTCAGCGGCGCAATGCGCGACCTGAGGAGGAGCCACGGCCGGGTACAGAAACTCCTGGGGGACATCATCGTTGAGCGCAAGAATATGAAAGAGAATGCCTCCGCCAGCGCCGGCACTAAAGACAACGAGGACCTGCTAGACGTGCTCCTGAGGCTGCAGAACGAAGACACCCTCAGTTTCCCTCTGACGTCTGAGATCATAGGCACGGTCATCTTT GACATATTTGCAGCTGCAACCGATACTACTGCTGCCACGCTAGAATGGGCCATGGCGGAACTCATCCGCAACCCAAAGGTGATGGCAAGGGCGAAACTCGAAGTCAGACAGAGTCTCGCACAGGGACAACCCACAGTAACGAGCACGGACCTTGGCAATCTTCAATACCTTCGAATGGTGATCAAGGAAACACTAAGGCTACACCCACCTGTGCCGCTGATACGCAGGGCAACCCAAGATAAGTGCCAGGTCATGGGTTACCACATTCCCAAAGGCATCCATGTCATGATAAACGTGTTCGCAGTGGGAAGGGACCCGAGCCACTGGGGGGAGGACGCGGCGGAGTTCAGGCCCGAGAGGTTCGAGAGGAACGACGCTATACATGTGGACTACAGCTCGGGGACACAAATGGAGTTCGTCCCATTCGGATTTGGTCGTAGGCAGTGCCCCGGAGCCCTGTTCGCCACAACGACGATTGAGCTGGTGCTAGCAAATCTCTTGTACCGCTTTGACTGGTCGATTCCGGGTGGGGCAAGCTCGGAGACTCTGGACATGAACGAGGTGTTTGGCCTCATTGTGCATTGCAGGTCCAACTTGTGTGTGCAGGCAGCAACTTGCCATCCGCAGCTCCACTAG